The genomic region TACTTTGGTTTTCGGGTTGGCGACTGGCAGCCTAGGGGACGTTTCGAGTAGAACAGGCAGCTTGCCTGTTTCGCGAAAGAGCGGTGCGGGCGTGGATGGGAGTCGGTAATCAGTGCTCTGTGGACGGTGAACGGTCGTCGGTTAGACGGTTTTGGGAAGAGCCGCGGGGCCAAGCTTTGCTTGGAGGTTTGAGGATTGGGTCGAGAGCTGGAAGCTCTCGCTACTTTGGTTTTCGGGTTGGCGACTGGCAGCCTGGGGGACGTTTCGAGTAGAACAGGCAGCTTGCCTGTTTCGTGCAGGAGCGGCTGCTTCTTTTGCAGTGGCCATGCTACCGCCCTTGGACGTGCCTGGATTGGGGGTCCTGAGAGTTTGATCCGTGGGGATCTGAGAGGGTGTGGTTTGTGGGGGAATCCACCTAAAAGCAGAGAGAACATTTGCTGATTTCGTTGTTAGTTCAAGATTTTTTGAACTTATGCGGGGAGGAGATGAGGATTCATCCTTCGGTCCTGCACTGCTTACGGTTTGCGCTTGGCTCGGTCTCTAGAACACCTCATGGTTTTGCCGATGTCCGAGGAAGATGGAAAAACGGGATTTTGGATCAGCCCGATGCAACGAAAGTTGATCACTACGGCCCTAGCGGGAATCTCCATTTTCGTCATTGGGGCGCTGATCTTCGAAGTCTTTCTGCTGCTCAGCTCCTTCGTGCAAACTTTTTCAGGGGTGCTCTGGCCTTTGGCGGTGGCCGGGATCATTGCCATGCTTCTGCAACCGATCGTCGGTTTTCTGGTCAAAAAGACTTCGCTTTCCCGGGTTTGGGCGATCGTGGTACTATACGTTCTCGTGGTCCTGGCGACCGGGGCGGTTCTGGCCCTGGTGGTGCCGGTCCTGGTGGAGCAAACGATCAGCTTTATCAAGGCACTGCCTTCCATCGTCGACCGGCTCCAAGAGGCGATCAACCACCGCTTCCCCCAGATCATGGACTACCTCGACTCGACTTTGGGCGCGACCAAGGTGGAAGAGATCCAATCGCAAATCGAATCGCAGATCTCGTCTCTCCCCGAAAAGCTGGTGCCGATGGCGACGAAGGTCGGGTCCTACGCTTCTTCTTTCCTGGGGATCCTGACCGGGCTGGCGATCATTCCGGTCTATATCTTTTTCTTCCTGAAAGCCCGCGGCGACAAGACGGGGGATATCAAGAAGCAGCTTTCTTGGATGAAACCAGAAATCCGGGATGACCTGATTTTTCTCGGCAGCCAATTCGCCCACAGCATGGAAGCGTTCTTCCGCGGACAGATCATCATCGGGCTGATCATGGGAGTGCTCCTCGGGATCGGTTTTTCGATCGCTGGGATCAACTTCGGGTTTCCGCTCGGTCTCTTGATCGGGCTCCTCAACATCATCCCCTACTTCGGGACAATGATCGGGCTGGCCACGGTGCTTCCGATCGCCTGGCTCCAACCCGAGGGCGGACCGATCCTCGCCGCGATCGGTCTCGGGATCTTCATCGCCGTGCAAATGCTCGAAGGCTATTTCCTCACCCCGCGGATCATGGGCGATAAAACCGGTCTCCACCCGCTCACCATCATCATTGCCATTTTCTTCTGGGGGATCGCCTTGGGCGGTATTCTGGGAATGATCCTGGCCATCCCCCTCACCGCTTTCTTTGTCGTCGCCTGGCGCCTTCTGCGGGAAAAATATCTGGAACGCTGGCTGGGTGCCGATGATGCCGATGCGGGAGATCCGGTGGACCGTGAGGCGATTGGGCAGTGAGGCGGTTTTCGGTGAGTCGGTTGTCGGTTAGTCGGTAGTCGGTTGTCGGTGAGTCAGTAGACAGTTGTCGGTATTCAGTTCGACTGGGGCGTTGAGGGAAACTCAAACCAGGGACCGAGAACCGAGAACTGGGGGGACTCATTCCTTGAAATGGCGGAGAGCGGAGGGCGGCCAAGCTTTGCTTGGAGGTTTGAGGATTGGGTCGAGAGCTGGAAGCTCTCGCTACTTTGGTTTTCCGGAAGGGCTAACGGATTGAGCTGGGGACGAAAGGGATTCCCTGGGAGATGGTTTGGGATCGAAGGGGAACGAGGGCACAGGCCCTTCGGCACGCTCAGGATTGATAACTGGCAGCCTGTGGGTGCGTTAGAGTAGAACAGGCAGCCTGCCTGTTTCGCGAGGGAGCGGCGGGGACGTGGATGGGGGTCGGTAATCAGTGCTCTGTGGGCGGTGAACGGTCGTCGGCTAGACGGTTTTGGGAAGAGCCGCGGGGCCAAGCTTTTGCTTGGAGGTTTGAGGATTGGGTCGAGAGCTGGAAGCTCTCGCTACTTTGGTTTTCCGGTCGGGGCTAACGGATTGAGCTGGGGGTGAAAGGGATTCTCCGGAAGATGGTATGTGACCGACGGGGAACGAGGGCACAGGCCCTTCGGCACGCTCAGGATTGATAACTGGCAGCCTGTGGGTGCGTTAGAGTAGAACAGGCAGCCTGCCTGTTTCGCGAGGGAGCGGCGGGGACGTGGATGGGGGTCGGTAATCAGTGCTCTGTGGGCGGTGAACGGTCGTCGGCTAGACGGTTTTGGGAAGAGCCGCGGGGCCAAGCTTTGCTTGGAGTCTTGAGGATTGGGTCGAGAGCTGGACGTGTCCTGCGAAGCTACTAAGCGAAGCACGGAAGCTCTCGCTACTTTGGTTTTCCGGCGGGGCTCGAACTCTCGCTATAAAAAAAGGTTCATCGTCATTTCCCGGGGAAAGCATGCTTAATCTTGAGGAAGAAGTATTCCGTATCCCTGAAGCCATAAGCGGTTCTTTTGATGACCTTGATCTTGTTGTTCATGCCCTCGAGCACGCTGGTGTTGAGTGGGTATTTGGCTGAGGCTATGATTCCACGGAGGTAGGGTCTGAGTTTATCAGCGAAGGCGAGCAGGGGTTTGATTTTGGACTCACGGCACATCCTCCACCATGTGCGCCAGCGTTTGAAGGCGCCCCAGATGCTTGAGCTTCGCCATAGTTCTTTGAGCTGTTCTTTCAGGACGTAGACTTGAGCCAAGGATTGGTTGGCATTCATCAGCTCTTCGAGCCTGACAAGTTCTTCTTCATTGAGGTTGTCCTTGTTCTTTAGAAGTAACCATCGGCTACGTTTGACCGCTCTGCGAGCCGACTTGTTCTGCCTTAGTTCATTGGCCTGATCCACGCGGACTCGGTCGATGACTTCACGGCCGTATTTGGCAACGACATGAAAAAGGTCGTAGACGACTTCCGCATTCGGGCAGTGCATCTTCACCTCCAGGTCAAAGGCGCTGTTCTGAT from Puniceicoccus vermicola harbors:
- a CDS encoding ISL3 family transposase → LPWHTVKRIDKARLVRELPEVDYGSLRTLVMDEFALHKGHRYASVVADADTRQVLWIGEGRSRESIRPFFESLGEHCDQIEAVAMDQNSAFDLEVKMHCPNAEVVYDLFHVVAKYGREVIDRVRVDQANELRQNKSARRAVKRSRWLLLKNKDNLNEEELVRLEELMNANQSLAQVYVLKEQLKELWRSSSIWGAFKRWRTWWRMCRESKIKPLLAFADKLRPYLRGIIASAKYPLNTSVLEGMNNKIKVIKRTAYGFRDTEYFFLKIKHAFPGK
- a CDS encoding AI-2E family transporter, with translation MSEEDGKTGFWISPMQRKLITTALAGISIFVIGALIFEVFLLLSSFVQTFSGVLWPLAVAGIIAMLLQPIVGFLVKKTSLSRVWAIVVLYVLVVLATGAVLALVVPVLVEQTISFIKALPSIVDRLQEAINHRFPQIMDYLDSTLGATKVEEIQSQIESQISSLPEKLVPMATKVGSYASSFLGILTGLAIIPVYIFFFLKARGDKTGDIKKQLSWMKPEIRDDLIFLGSQFAHSMEAFFRGQIIIGLIMGVLLGIGFSIAGINFGFPLGLLIGLLNIIPYFGTMIGLATVLPIAWLQPEGGPILAAIGLGIFIAVQMLEGYFLTPRIMGDKTGLHPLTIIIAIFFWGIALGGILGMILAIPLTAFFVVAWRLLREKYLERWLGADDADAGDPVDREAIGQ